The following coding sequences are from one Stigmatopora nigra isolate UIUO_SnigA chromosome 12, RoL_Snig_1.1, whole genome shotgun sequence window:
- the ism1 gene encoding isthmin-1 has protein sequence MLRLAAEILLLLGLLLLTLHITVLRSSPLPPANVTLSLGQSENIIHTKSSSLGQLAPGASWRSGASRRFAHRSSSLPWEQGTDSNGHTDGPGAFLLDLQNFPDLSKADINGQNPNIQVTIEVVDGLAAHEPEKDLHKETKPKWASTNWRNWWPHTSSTTRKGHERDHSFGSDIEDSNFLRPPLDWDRRGSTGDRGKPQTEYDYMDGEGDWSNWSLCSVTCGNGNQKRTRSCGYACTATESRTCDMPNCPGIEDAFKTAATEVSLLAGTDDFNATELFGVDTDNCERWMNCKSDFLKKYMTKVANDLPSCPCSYPTEVAYSTANVHDVLTRKNFRWKDTSGPKEKLEIYKPTARYCIRSMLTLESTTLAAQHCCYDDSMKLITRGKGAGTPNLISTEFSADLHYKVDILPWIICKGDWSRYNQARPPNNGQKCRENPQAEDYYKQFEEAREF, from the exons ATGTTGCGCCTGGCTGCGGAGATTTTGCTGCTTTTGGGACTTCTCCTTCTCACTTTGCACATCACCGTGCTCCGGAGCAGCCCTTTGCCTCCGGCCAATGTCACTCTGAGCCTGGGTCAGAGCGAG AACATTATCCACACAAAAAGCAGCTCATTGGGCCAACTGGCCCCCGGCGCATCTTGGCGCTCTGGGGCATCGCGTCGCTTTGCTCACCGATCCTCATCCTTGCCGTGGGAGCAAGGCACTGACAGTAACGGCCACACAGATGGCCCTGGTGCGTTTCTCCTGGATCTGCAGAATTTCCCCGACCTCTCCAAAGCTGACATCAATGGACAGAATCCCAACATACAG GTGACGATTGAAGTGGTGGATGGATTGGCGGCGCATGAGCCAGAAAAAGACCTCCATAAGGAAACCAAACCCAAATGGGCTTCTACAAACTGGAGGAACTGGTGGCCTCACACTTCCTCCACCACTCGTAAAGGACACGAGCGCGATCACTCCTTCGGAAGCGACATTGAGGATAGCAACTTCCTGAGGCCGCCATTGGACTGGGACCGGAGAGGATCCACAGGAGACCGAGGCAAACCCCAAACGGAATATG ACTACATGGATGGAGAGGGGGACTGGAGTAACTGGTCGCTGTGCAGTGTCACCTGTGGAAATGGCAACCAGAAGAGAACCAGGTCTTGTGGTTATGCCTGTACTGCCACTGAATCAAGAACCTGTGATATGCCAAACTGTCCAG GTATTGAAGATGCCTTCAAGACTGCAGCGACTGAAGTGAGCCTCCTTGCAGGAACAGATGATTTCAATGCCACTGAGCTCTTTGGCGTCG ACACGGACAACTGTGAACGATGGATGAATTGCAAGAGTGACTTTTTGAAGAAATACATGACCAAGGTGGCCAATGACCTTCCCAGCTGCCCGTGTTCATACCCAACCGAGGTAGCATACAGTACAGCTAACGTGCACGACGTCCTTACACGCAAAAATTTCCGCTGGAAAGATACCAGCGGGCCAAAGGAGAAACTGGAGATCTACAAACCCACCGCACGTTATTGCATACGCTCCATGCTGACATTGGAGTCCACCACACTGGCCGCACAGCACTGTTGCTACGACGACAGCATGAAGCTCATCACACGAGGCAAAGGGGCCGGAACGCCTAATCTTATCAGTACGGAGTTCTCGGCGGACTTGCACTACAAAGTTGACATCTTACCCTGGATCATATGCAAAGGAGATTGGAGTCGCTACAACCAAGCCAGACCACCAAACAATGGACAAAAGTGTCGAGAAAATCCACAGGCGGAGGATTACTACAAGCAATTTGAAGAAGCCAGAGAATTCTAG